GAGCACCGGCACTTAATTGCGGTATTAACAGTGCCAAGCTATATATTGTTCCAACCACAGCTACACCCATCAGCTCATCAACCACTCCCAGTACTAAAGCGATTAAAAAGTTGATTAAGTAAAACATCCAAAATGCTTTGCGACGATTACGCCCTGAGAAATCAGCGTAGCTGCGCAGCGCGTTCATATAATGTTCCATAACAGTTCCTTAGTGTTTATTTTTATATTCCCTTGCGGGTTAATTTCATTACTTTTTAGTAACATTTGTATCTTAATTAAAAACAGCCCGCTTTAAAACAAAAAACCAGCAAATTGCTGGTTTTTTATAAGTTTAATTTTTAGCTCATTGCCATCATCATCGCCGATGGGTTTTCAAGATACGATTTCCATAAATTATTAAAACGCGCAATGGTGCCCCCATCAATAACACGGTGATCGCCCGACCAACTAACTTGCATAATTGCTCTACTTACAACTTGGCCGCTTTCATCAAAACGCGGTAAGTGCTGTAACTTACCCAAAGCCACAATAGCAACTTCTGGTTTATTGATGATAGGCGTTGCAATAGTGCCACCAATTGCCCCTATGTTAGAGATGCTGATAGTCCCACCTTTTAAATCATCAGGTGCTACTCGCCCTTCTCGTGCGGCATTCGTTAAATTAGTTAGGTTATTTGCTACATCAACAATGCTTTTACTTTGGCACGATTTAATATTAGGCACTAACAACCCAATTTTAGAGTCAACTGCAATACCAATATTATGATCGTCATAATAGGTAATCTCTGAGCAATCATCGTTCACTTTTGAATTAAGTACGGGGTACTCTTTCATAGCAAGTGACAGTGCCTTTATAAAAAACGGCATCATGGTGAGTTTGACACCTTGCGCTTTATATTGCTCTTTTAAACTTCCTCGTAAACTAATTAGCTCAGTTAGGTCTATTTCATCACTAAACGTGAAATGCGGAATAGTTGAGACAGACGCAACCATTTGCTTAGCCATAGCCGCTTTAATGCCTTTAATTGGCTCAACACGTGTGCCACCAACCTGAGAATGTTTTAAAGCAGGCGCTTTATTTTGAGCTGTATTATTTTCAGGAGCACTATTAAGTGGCGAAGTATCAATTGTGTTAGGTACCTCTCCTTTAATAAACTCTTCTATGTCTTGCTTATAAATACGCCCATTTTTACCACTGCCTGGTACACATGTTAAATCAACATCAAGCTCGCGCGCTTTGCGCCTAACAGCAGGCGATGCAACCGCTTTTTTGTTTATCACTTTATCAGCTTGCTTTGCATTGGTGGCTAACGGTTTTTCAGCCGCTTTTGACTGCGCTTTTACAACCGCTTCATTGACATCCACACTTGGCTTTTGAGCACTGCCTGCAATAGTCATTTGAAATAGCGGGCTATGTACTTTCGCAATTTCCCCTTTTTGATAATAAAGTTTTTGCACTGTACCCGTATATTTAGCTGGAATTTGTACCAAAGCTTTGTCGGTCATTACATCACAAACAGCTTGGTCTTCTTCTATTTCATCACCTTCTGCAACTAACCAATCAACAATTTCACATTCAACAATGCCTTCACCAATATCTGGTAAAATAAAGTCCTCTACTTGTTCATTATTTTGTAGAGAATTAGCTTGCGTGCTTTGCTCAATATTGTTGGTGTCAGCGCTAGAAGATGTATCAGGTTTTTGATCATTAGAAGCCACTTCCCCTGCTACATCCATAGCAAATAAAGGCGCATGTACTTTAGCTATTTCACCTTTTTGATAGTACAAAGTGGTTATCACACCATCGTGCACAGCAGGAATCTGCACTAGCGCTTTATCTGTCATTACATCACAGATAGGCTGATCTTCACTTACCGTGTCGCCCTCTTGCACTAACCATTCAACCACTTCGCATTCAACAATGCCTTCACCAATATCGGGTAATATAAAATCTTTAGCCATGGTATCCCCTAAAAATCCATTGATTGTTTAATTGCGGCCATTACTTTTAGTGCATCAGGCACGTACTCTTTTTCAAGTGCTAATGGATATGGCGTATCTAAACCACATACTCGCATAATAGGTGACTCTAAATGCAGGAAGCATTCTTGCTGAATTGTTGCCGCAATTTCAG
The sequence above is drawn from the Pseudoalteromonas espejiana DSM 9414 genome and encodes:
- a CDS encoding DUF805 domain-containing protein; translated protein: MEHYMNALRSYADFSGRNRRKAFWMFYLINFLIALVLGVVDELMGVAVVGTIYSLALLIPQLSAGARRLHDTGRSGWWQLLWIVPIIGWIILIVFLAQDSHEGENDYGPNPKELAAEPASV
- a CDS encoding dihydrolipoyllysine-residue acetyltransferase, whose product is MAKDFILPDIGEGIVECEVVEWLVQEGDTVSEDQPICDVMTDKALVQIPAVHDGVITTLYYQKGEIAKVHAPLFAMDVAGEVASNDQKPDTSSSADTNNIEQSTQANSLQNNEQVEDFILPDIGEGIVECEIVDWLVAEGDEIEEDQAVCDVMTDKALVQIPAKYTGTVQKLYYQKGEIAKVHSPLFQMTIAGSAQKPSVDVNEAVVKAQSKAAEKPLATNAKQADKVINKKAVASPAVRRKARELDVDLTCVPGSGKNGRIYKQDIEEFIKGEVPNTIDTSPLNSAPENNTAQNKAPALKHSQVGGTRVEPIKGIKAAMAKQMVASVSTIPHFTFSDEIDLTELISLRGSLKEQYKAQGVKLTMMPFFIKALSLAMKEYPVLNSKVNDDCSEITYYDDHNIGIAVDSKIGLLVPNIKSCQSKSIVDVANNLTNLTNAAREGRVAPDDLKGGTISISNIGAIGGTIATPIINKPEVAIVALGKLQHLPRFDESGQVVSRAIMQVSWSGDHRVIDGGTIARFNNLWKSYLENPSAMMMAMS